One window from the genome of Paramisgurnus dabryanus chromosome 22, PD_genome_1.1, whole genome shotgun sequence encodes:
- the crhb gene encoding corticotropin releasing hormone b has translation MKLNVLVTTVALLVAFPSPYECRAIDSNQPGMDPDGERQSPPLLARLGEEYFIRLGNRNLNSPRSSPDDYSEPSQYPKRALQLQLTQRLLEGKVGNIGRLDGTYALRALDSVERERRSEEPPISLDLTFHLLREVLEMARAEQMAQQAHSNRKMMEIFGK, from the coding sequence ATGAAGCTCAATGTCCTCGTCACCACCGTGGCTCTGCTCGTTGCCTTTCCATCACCGTATGAATGTAGAGCCATCGACAGCAACCAGCCAGGCATGGACCCAGATGGAGAACGACAGTCACCGCCACTTTTGGCGCGCCTTGGAGAGGAGTACTTCATCCGGCTCGGTAACAGAAATCTGAATTCCCCTCGGTCCTCACCAGACGATTATTCCGAGCCATCCCAGTATCCCAAACGAGCACTGCAGCTCCAGTTAACGCAGCGTCTGTTGGAGGGGAAAGTTGGAAACATCGGCCGCCTGGATGGCACTTACGCGCTCCGGGCGCTCGACTCAGTGGAAAGAGAGCGCAGGTCCGAGGAGCCACCGATTTCCCTGGACCTGACCTTTCATCTGCTCCGAGAAGTACTAGAGATGGCCAGAGCCGAACAAATGGCCCAGCAAGCTCACAGCAACCGCAAAATGATGGAAATATTCGGGAAGTAA